A genomic window from Salvia splendens isolate huo1 chromosome 11, SspV2, whole genome shotgun sequence includes:
- the LOC121755350 gene encoding cytochrome c-like has protein sequence MATFSEAPAGDAKSGEKIFKTKCAQCHTAEKGAGHKQGPNLNGLFGRQSGTTPGYSYSAANKNMAVTWGENTLYDYLLNPKKYIPGTKMVFPGLKKPQERADLVAYLKEATA, from the exons ATGGCGACATTCAGCGAAGCACCGGCCGGCGACGCCAAATCTGGCGAGAAGATCTTCAAAACTAAGTGCGCTCAGTGCCACACTGCCGAGAAAGGCGCCGGCCACAAACAAG GTCCTAATTTGAACGGGCTCTTTGGGAGACAATCTGGCACCACCCCTGGCTATTCTTACTCTGCTGCTAACAAGAACATGGCCGTCACCTGGGGAGAGAACACTCTTTATGACTACTTGCTCAATCCCAAGAAG TACATTCCTGGAACTAAGATGGTTTTCCCGGGGCTGAAGAAACCTCAAGAGCGTGCAGATCTGGTTGCATATCTCAAGGAGGCTACTGCTTGA
- the LOC121755311 gene encoding uncharacterized protein LOC121755311: MPQSRLVADALGVVTICLVTVLVVLGLFCIIYSFYFRSRILGQGFSQLSYFSGPWIIRITYIFFAVWLGVGEIIRLNLLRHHGRVLDGLTLEWQEKVCKGYIISNLGFAEPCLFLTLIFLLRASLQRSGTLGHKWNVKTASFVLVYCIPLFILQLVVILIGPKYKKDHNPKLRSYFIRAASSDANHDTAFCTYPLFSTIFLGVFATIVTVYLFWLGRRILHLVINKGLQKRVYTLIFFISSFFPLRVVLLGLSVLADPGTPLFDVIVFLSFISLLCCAGVGMCMLAYLPISDSLSLRSLQIDTEARRRWAGNECNDTSSLIAYQSPVEGSLVSRNSSASGKRGSISFHASEKDETSGAAFVELSLFNPSQHSSPPGSPRLVGWSMVVPAQG, encoded by the coding sequence ATGCCCCAGTCGAGATTAGTCGCTGATGCACTTGGTGTGGTGACGATTTGTCTTGTTACTGTATTGGTTGTTCTGGGGTTGTTCTGTATCATATATTCATTTTACTTCCGCAGTCGGATCCTCGGGCAAGGTTTCAGTCAGCTTAGTTATTTTAGTGGTCCTTGGATAATCAGAATCACATACATCTTCTTTGCAGTTTGGTTGGGCGTTGGTGAAATTATACGGTTGAATTTGTTGAGGCACCACGGAAGAGTATTGGATGGTCTCACTTTGGAATGGCAGGAAAAAGTCTGCAAAGGATACATCATTTCGAACCTGGGATTCGCAGAACCATGCCTGTTTCTCACACTCATTTTTCTTCTCCGTGCATCTCTACAAAGGTCTGGAACGTTAGGTCACAAGTGGAATGTGAAAACGGCCAGTTTTGTTCTTGTTTATTGCATTCCATTGTTCATTCTTCAGCTAGTAGTTATCTTAATTGGACCAAAGTATAAGAAGGACCATAATCCGAAACTGCGTTCTTATTTCATCAGAGCAGCTTCTTCCGATGCAAATCATGATACTGCCTTCTGCACTTACCCTCTATTCAGTACCATCTTTCTCGGTGTTTTTGCTACCATCGTAACTGTCTACTTGTTTTGGCTTGGTAGGAGAATTCTTCATTTGGTGATCAATAAGGGTTTGCAGAAGAGAGTGTACACGTTGATCTTTTTTATCTCTAGTTTTTTCCCGTTAAGAGTTGTTCTGCTTGGTTTGTCGGTCCTAGCTGATCCAGGAACACCTTTGTTTGATGTCATAGTATTCCTGTCTTTCATTTCCCTTTTATGTTGTGCAGGGGTGGGTATGTGCATGCTTGCATACCTTCCTATATCAGATTCTTTATCTTTGAGGAGTCTGCAAATAGATACAGAAGCTAGGAGGAGGTGGGCTGGTAATGAGTGTAACGATACGAGTTCGTTAATTGCTTATCAGAGCCCAGTTGAAGGAAGTCTTGTAAGTAGAAATTCATCTGCCTCAGGAAAACGTGGATCGATTTCTTTCCATGCTAGTGAGAAAGATGAAACCTCTGGAGCAGCTTTTGTGGAACTAAGCCTATTCAATCCTAGCCAGCATTCAAGTCCACCTGGGTCGCCTAGACTTGTCGGGTGGTCTATGGTGGTTCCCGCACAAGGTTAA